One segment of Nostoc piscinale CENA21 DNA contains the following:
- a CDS encoding Coenzyme F420 hydrogenase/dehydrogenase, beta subunit C-terminal domain, with protein MTSVDSSKHTKAKALKPGSRRPAKELCSECGLCDTYYIHYVKEACAFITQQIDTLETQAHSRSRNLDNPDELYFGVHQEMMAARKQQPIEGAQWTGIVSSIAIEMLNSGLVEGVVCVQNTKEDRFQPMPVIARTPEEILAARVNKPTLSPNLSILEEVEKSGMKRLLVIGVGCQIQALRAVEKKLGLEKLYVLGTPCVDNVTRAGLQKFLETTSRSPETVVHYEFMQDFRIHFKHEDGSIEKVPFFGLKTNQLKDVFAPSCMSCFDYVNSLADLVVGYMGAPFGWQWIVVRNDTGKEMLDLVKDQINTQPVMSQGNRKEAVQQGIPAYDKGVTLPMWVAKMMGVVIDKIGPKGLEYARFSIDSHFTRNYLYVKRNHPEKLEAHVPEFGKRIVGQYKLPE; from the coding sequence ATGACCTCTGTTGATTCTAGCAAGCATACAAAAGCCAAAGCCTTAAAACCCGGTAGCCGTCGCCCTGCTAAAGAACTGTGCAGCGAATGTGGACTATGTGATACATACTATATTCACTATGTCAAGGAAGCTTGTGCGTTTATCACCCAGCAGATAGACACCCTCGAAACCCAAGCCCACAGTCGTTCGCGCAATCTCGACAACCCGGATGAACTTTACTTTGGCGTGCATCAAGAAATGATGGCAGCGCGGAAACAACAGCCCATCGAAGGCGCACAATGGACAGGGATAGTTAGCAGTATTGCCATAGAAATGCTAAATAGTGGCTTAGTGGAAGGCGTTGTCTGCGTTCAAAATACCAAAGAAGACCGCTTTCAACCTATGCCTGTGATTGCTCGCACTCCAGAAGAAATACTGGCAGCACGAGTAAATAAACCAACACTCTCCCCCAACCTTTCCATCTTGGAAGAAGTAGAAAAATCAGGGATGAAGCGACTATTAGTAATTGGTGTTGGTTGCCAAATTCAAGCACTCCGGGCAGTAGAAAAGAAACTCGGTCTAGAAAAGTTATACGTATTAGGTACACCTTGCGTAGATAATGTCACCCGCGCCGGACTGCAAAAATTCTTAGAAACCACCAGCCGATCGCCTGAGACAGTAGTACACTACGAATTCATGCAAGACTTCCGCATTCACTTTAAACACGAAGATGGTTCAATTGAGAAAGTCCCCTTCTTTGGCTTAAAAACCAACCAACTCAAAGATGTCTTCGCACCCTCTTGTATGAGTTGCTTTGATTACGTCAACTCCCTAGCTGATTTAGTCGTTGGTTACATGGGCGCACCCTTCGGCTGGCAATGGATTGTAGTCAGAAATGATACAGGCAAAGAAATGCTGGACTTGGTGAAAGACCAGATAAACACCCAACCTGTAATGTCTCAAGGAAACCGCAAAGAAGCTGTACAACAAGGGATTCCGGCTTATGACAAAGGCGTAACCTTACCGATGTGGGTGGCAAAAATGATGGGTGTGGTGATTGATAAAATCGGCCCCAAAGGTTTGGAATATGCGCGGTTCTCGATTGATTCGCACTTTACAAGGAATTACTTGTATGTGAAGCGGAATCATCCTGAGAAGTTGGAGGCGCATGTGCCGGAGTTTGGTAAACGGATTGTTGGGCAGTATAAGTTACCGGAATGA
- a CDS encoding aminotransferase class I/II-fold pyridoxal phosphate-dependent enzyme — protein MNSLEQLRQAEQALLEIFSGIDAQVKHNLKRVLDGFRNQRVGAHHFASVSGYGHDDLGRETLDKVFAEVMGAEAAAVRVQFVSGTHAIACALYGVLRPGDEMLAVVGSPYDTLEEVIGLRGEGQGSLIEFGIKYRQLELTLAGTIDWQALSCSVTLNTRLVLIQRSCGYSWRPSLSIADIEKIVHIVKQQNPDTVCFVDNCYGEFIETQEPTHVGADLMAGSLIKNPGGTIVIAGGYVAGRADLVEAAACRLTAPGIGSYGGATFDQNRLLFQGLFLSPQMVGEAMKGTFLTGYVFDKLGYPVNPAPLAPRGDVIQAIKLGSAKKLIAFCKAVQQNSPVGSYLDPIPDAMPGYESKVVMAGGTFIEGSTLEFSADGPLREPYIVYCQGGTHWTHVAIALEAAIDAVGEA, from the coding sequence ATGAACAGCTTGGAACAGCTGCGGCAAGCAGAACAGGCACTGTTAGAGATTTTTTCTGGAATTGACGCTCAGGTCAAGCATAATCTAAAAAGAGTCCTGGATGGCTTTCGTAATCAGCGCGTAGGAGCGCACCACTTTGCCAGTGTGAGTGGCTATGGTCATGATGATTTAGGACGAGAAACTTTAGATAAAGTTTTTGCGGAAGTAATGGGTGCAGAAGCCGCAGCCGTGCGAGTGCAGTTTGTATCGGGAACTCACGCGATCGCTTGCGCCCTTTATGGTGTACTCCGTCCTGGTGATGAAATGTTAGCAGTGGTCGGCTCTCCCTACGATACGCTTGAAGAAGTTATTGGGTTACGGGGTGAAGGCCAAGGCTCCCTTATTGAGTTTGGCATAAAATACCGCCAATTGGAGCTAACTTTAGCAGGAACTATTGATTGGCAAGCGTTAAGTTGTAGTGTTACTCTTAACACTCGTTTAGTGTTAATTCAACGTTCTTGCGGCTATTCGTGGCGGCCTAGCTTATCGATTGCGGATATTGAAAAGATTGTGCATATCGTCAAGCAGCAAAATCCCGATACTGTTTGCTTCGTTGATAACTGCTACGGCGAATTTATCGAAACCCAAGAACCCACCCATGTTGGTGCTGATTTAATGGCGGGTTCCTTAATTAAAAATCCTGGTGGGACAATTGTTATCGCAGGCGGTTACGTGGCTGGTCGGGCTGATTTGGTAGAAGCTGCTGCCTGTCGCCTGACTGCACCCGGTATAGGTAGTTACGGTGGTGCGACTTTTGACCAAAATCGCTTGTTATTCCAAGGCTTATTTTTATCGCCGCAGATGGTAGGTGAGGCGATGAAGGGAACTTTCTTAACTGGTTACGTTTTTGACAAGCTTGGTTATCCGGTGAATCCTGCGCCCCTTGCGCCTCGTGGAGATGTAATTCAAGCAATTAAGCTGGGTTCAGCGAAAAAATTAATCGCTTTTTGTAAGGCGGTGCAGCAAAATTCCCCCGTGGGTTCTTATCTTGACCCTATACCTGATGCTATGCCTGGGTATGAGAGTAAAGTCGTGATGGCTGGGGGAACGTTTATTGAGGGGAGTACCTTGGAATTTTCGGCGGATGGGCCTTTGCGGGAGCCTTACATAGTTTATTGCCAAGGGGGGACGCATTGGACTCATGTAGCGATCGCCCTAGAGGCGGCGATTGACGCTGTAGGAGAAGCTTAG
- a CDS encoding acyl-CoA desaturase: MTIATSTKPQINWVNTLFFVGLHIGALFAFVPSNFSWTAVGVALLLYWVTGGLGITLGFHRLVTHRSFQTPKWLEYLLVFFGTLACQGGPIEWVGTHRIHHLYSDTDPDPHDSNKGFWWSHMGWLIHKCPAHADIPRFTKDIAEDPVYQFLEKYFILIQFALGFLLLFLGGWPFVIWGIFVRIVWVYHCTWLVNSATHKFGYRSHESGDNSTNCWWVALLVFGEGWHNNHHAFQYSARHGLEWWEIDLTWMTIQFLQLFGLAKNVKLADKKQ; this comes from the coding sequence ATGACAATTGCTACTTCCACTAAACCTCAAATCAATTGGGTAAATACCCTATTTTTCGTTGGTCTCCACATCGGCGCTTTATTTGCCTTTGTTCCTAGCAACTTTAGCTGGACGGCAGTTGGTGTGGCTTTATTACTTTACTGGGTAACTGGTGGTCTAGGTATTACCCTAGGTTTTCACCGTCTAGTTACTCACCGCAGTTTTCAAACGCCCAAATGGCTGGAATATCTCTTGGTGTTCTTCGGGACATTAGCCTGTCAAGGAGGGCCAATTGAGTGGGTCGGTACACACCGCATTCATCATTTATATTCTGATACTGACCCCGATCCCCATGATTCCAATAAAGGCTTTTGGTGGAGCCACATGGGTTGGCTAATTCACAAATGCCCTGCTCATGCGGACATTCCTCGCTTTACCAAAGATATTGCCGAAGACCCAGTCTATCAGTTTTTAGAAAAATATTTTATTCTCATCCAATTTGCTCTAGGTTTTCTATTGTTGTTTTTGGGTGGCTGGCCGTTCGTTATTTGGGGCATTTTTGTTCGCATTGTTTGGGTTTACCACTGCACCTGGTTAGTGAACAGTGCAACCCATAAATTTGGCTACCGCAGTCATGAATCTGGGGATAACTCAACTAACTGTTGGTGGGTAGCTTTACTCGTTTTTGGCGAAGGCTGGCACAACAACCACCATGCTTTTCAATACTCAGCCCGTCACGGTTTGGAATGGTGGGAAATCGACTTGACCTGGATGACAATTCAATTTTTGCAACTCTTCGGTCTAGCCAAAAATGTAAAACTTGCAGACAAAAAGCAGTAA
- a CDS encoding fatty acid desaturase: MTTSIIKTQAINQDLSNSQLRLKDIIKTLPKECFQQNRRKAWTQVFFNVLMVGLGYYSLAISPWFLLPLAWIFTGTALTGFFVIGHDCGHRSFAKRRWVNDLVGHIFMMPLIYPFHSWRIKHNHHHKHTNKLDEDNAWHPIRPEVFANWGKTRQSAFELFMKRRLWWVGSIGHWAVVHFDWRNFKVKDQGSIKLSVAVVAIFAAVVFPTLIATTGIWGFIKFWFIPWMVYHFWMSTFTIVHHTFPDVPFDKASKWNEAMAQLFGTIHCDYPRWVEFLCHDINVHVPHHISTAIPSYNLRLAYSSIKENWGNYLHDEFKFSWPLMKQITDQCQLYITDEGYQTFNEYYAGK; encoded by the coding sequence ATGACTACATCAATCATCAAGACGCAAGCCATAAATCAAGACCTTAGTAATTCCCAACTAAGGCTCAAAGATATTATCAAAACTTTGCCAAAAGAATGTTTTCAGCAGAATAGACGTAAAGCTTGGACACAAGTTTTCTTCAATGTTTTGATGGTAGGTTTAGGCTACTATAGTTTGGCAATTTCTCCCTGGTTTCTGTTGCCTCTTGCCTGGATTTTTACAGGGACTGCTTTAACAGGTTTTTTTGTAATTGGACATGACTGCGGTCATCGTTCATTTGCTAAAAGACGCTGGGTAAATGATTTAGTAGGGCATATATTTATGATGCCCCTGATCTACCCTTTTCACAGTTGGCGGATTAAGCATAATCATCACCATAAACATACCAACAAGTTAGATGAAGATAATGCTTGGCATCCCATCCGACCAGAAGTTTTTGCCAATTGGGGTAAAACTCGTCAATCTGCTTTTGAATTATTCATGAAAAGGCGGCTGTGGTGGGTAGGTTCCATTGGACATTGGGCTGTTGTGCATTTTGATTGGCGCAACTTTAAAGTTAAAGACCAAGGAAGTATTAAACTTTCAGTTGCTGTCGTAGCAATTTTTGCAGCAGTTGTGTTTCCTACTCTTATCGCTACAACGGGGATTTGGGGATTTATCAAATTCTGGTTTATACCTTGGATGGTATACCATTTCTGGATGAGTACCTTCACCATTGTTCACCACACTTTCCCAGATGTTCCATTTGACAAAGCCAGCAAATGGAATGAAGCAATGGCGCAGCTATTTGGTACTATTCATTGTGATTACCCCCGGTGGGTAGAGTTCCTTTGCCACGATATTAACGTTCACGTCCCACATCACATTTCTACTGCTATCCCCTCTTATAATTTACGCCTAGCTTATAGCAGCATTAAGGAAAATTGGGGAAATTATTTGCATGATGAATTTAAGTTTTCTTGGCCTTTAATGAAACAAATTACAGACCAATGTCAACTTTATATCACCGATGAGGGTTATCAAACTTTTAACGAATATTACGCAGGTAAATAA
- a CDS encoding fatty acid desaturase, whose translation MQTPTIQFGSSRVNQASEDTTKLPFTLQDLKAAIPEECFQPNVSKSLFYFFRDILIIGSLYAVAHYLDSWYFWPIFWLMQGTMFWALFVVGHDCGHQSFSKHKWLNDLIGHLSHTPILVPYHGWRISHRTHHKNTGNIDNDESWYPVSESQYKEMPLAQKIGRYYLFLLAYPVYLFKRSPNKEGSHFSPNSPLFKKSEKWDVITSTVLWIGMVGLLGFLTYQWGWMWLLKYYAAPYIVFVVWLDLVTFLHHTEPDIPWYRGDDWTFLKGAISSIDRNYGLVNHIHHDIGTHVAHHIFLNIPHYNLLKATEAIKPVMGEYYRKSEEPIWKALWRSCVSCHFVPDTGSKIYYTSNHH comes from the coding sequence GTGCAAACACCTACTATCCAGTTCGGCAGTTCTCGTGTCAATCAAGCTTCTGAGGATACAACTAAACTGCCATTTACTCTTCAGGATTTAAAAGCCGCTATCCCAGAGGAATGTTTTCAACCCAACGTCAGTAAATCACTGTTTTATTTCTTTCGTGACATTCTGATTATTGGTTCACTTTATGCAGTAGCACATTATCTTGATTCTTGGTACTTTTGGCCTATTTTCTGGTTAATGCAAGGCACAATGTTTTGGGCTTTGTTTGTTGTTGGTCATGACTGCGGACATCAATCTTTTTCTAAGCATAAATGGCTCAACGATTTAATTGGCCATTTATCTCATACTCCAATACTAGTGCCTTATCACGGCTGGCGCATCAGCCATAGGACACATCATAAAAATACTGGCAATATCGATAATGATGAAAGCTGGTATCCTGTGAGTGAATCACAGTATAAAGAAATGCCACTGGCGCAGAAAATAGGTCGATATTATTTATTTTTATTGGCTTATCCAGTCTATTTATTTAAGCGTTCCCCTAATAAAGAAGGCTCTCATTTTTCACCTAATAGCCCACTCTTCAAAAAATCAGAGAAATGGGACGTAATCACTAGCACTGTACTCTGGATTGGGATGGTAGGTCTGTTAGGTTTCCTCACCTATCAATGGGGTTGGATGTGGTTGTTGAAATACTACGCTGCACCTTACATTGTGTTTGTGGTTTGGTTAGATTTAGTAACATTTCTACATCACACTGAACCTGATATTCCTTGGTATCGTGGTGATGATTGGACTTTTCTCAAAGGTGCAATTTCGAGTATTGATCGCAATTATGGTTTGGTTAATCATATCCATCACGATATAGGTACTCACGTTGCCCATCATATTTTCTTGAATATTCCTCACTACAATTTATTGAAGGCGACTGAAGCCATCAAACCTGTGATGGGTGAATATTACCGCAAGTCTGAAGAACCAATTTGGAAGGCTTTATGGCGTTCTTGTGTTAGCTGTCATTTTGTCCCTGATACTGGCAGTAAGATTTATTACACCTCTAATCATCATTAA
- a CDS encoding deoxyribodipyrimidine photo-lyase, 8-HDF type yields MSELILFWHRRDLRIGDNTGLAAARKQSPKVVGVFCLDPNILERDDVAPVRVEYMIGCLQALQEQYAQIGSQLLILHTDPRQAIPTLAAALNAKAVFWNWDVEPYSQIRDRTIIDALKEKGIQFLDENWDQILHTPAEIRTGNNSPYTVYTPFWKNWSSKPKAPPAETLQTAEGLTPAEQEIAKNAGAISLPTAKDLGFIWDGDLILPPGETAAQDRLAEFTYKAITEYQEQRNFPATDGTSQLSAALKFGVIGIRTVWQATIAAQENSRSEETTASIRTWQQELAWREFYQHAMYHFPELARGAYRDAFKNFPWETNNAHFQAWCGGKTGYPIVDAAMRQLNESGWMHNRCRMIVASFLTKDLLINPQLGEKYFMQKLIDGDLSANNGGWQWSASSGMDPKPVRIFNPASQSQKFDPDAEYIRQWLPELRSIDTEYLVTGKITPLERRAVGYPEPIVDHKQQQQKFKQRYQQQKEIIK; encoded by the coding sequence ATGTCTGAGTTAATTCTGTTTTGGCATCGCCGTGATTTACGCATTGGTGATAATACTGGACTAGCTGCGGCCAGAAAGCAAAGCCCTAAAGTAGTGGGTGTATTTTGTCTTGATCCCAATATTCTCGAACGCGATGATGTTGCGCCTGTAAGGGTAGAATATATGATTGGCTGCTTGCAGGCATTACAGGAGCAATATGCCCAAATTGGTAGCCAACTTTTGATTCTCCATACTGATCCTAGACAAGCCATTCCAACTTTAGCGGCAGCTTTGAATGCTAAAGCTGTGTTTTGGAACTGGGATGTAGAACCATACTCGCAAATACGCGATCGCACTATAATTGACGCACTTAAAGAAAAAGGCATTCAATTCCTCGACGAAAATTGGGATCAAATCCTACACACGCCCGCCGAAATTCGCACAGGGAACAATTCGCCTTACACTGTTTACACGCCCTTTTGGAAAAACTGGAGTAGTAAACCCAAAGCACCACCAGCAGAAACTCTACAAACTGCTGAAGGATTAACACCAGCCGAACAAGAAATTGCTAAAAATGCAGGTGCAATTTCATTACCCACCGCCAAAGATTTAGGATTTATCTGGGATGGTGATTTAATTCTGCCACCCGGTGAAACAGCCGCCCAAGACAGATTAGCCGAATTTACTTATAAAGCTATTACCGAATACCAAGAACAGCGCAACTTCCCCGCCACAGACGGCACATCTCAACTCAGCGCCGCTTTGAAATTTGGCGTAATTGGTATTCGCACTGTTTGGCAAGCCACAATTGCAGCACAAGAAAATAGCCGCAGTGAAGAAACAACAGCTAGTATCCGCACTTGGCAACAAGAACTGGCGTGGCGAGAATTTTATCAGCACGCTATGTATCATTTCCCTGAATTAGCTAGAGGTGCTTACCGTGATGCCTTTAAAAACTTTCCTTGGGAAACCAACAATGCACACTTTCAAGCTTGGTGCGGAGGTAAAACAGGCTACCCCATAGTAGATGCCGCTATGCGCCAATTAAATGAAAGCGGCTGGATGCACAACCGTTGCAGAATGATTGTTGCGAGTTTCCTTACCAAAGACTTGCTAATTAATCCCCAATTAGGCGAAAAATACTTTATGCAAAAGCTTATTGACGGTGATTTATCAGCAAATAATGGTGGTTGGCAATGGAGTGCTTCTAGTGGTATGGACCCTAAACCTGTGCGGATTTTTAATCCAGCCAGTCAATCACAAAAATTTGACCCCGATGCTGAATATATTCGCCAATGGTTGCCAGAGTTACGTTCTATAGATACTGAATATTTAGTAACTGGTAAAATTACACCGTTAGAGCGTCGCGCTGTAGGCTACCCTGAACCCATAGTTGATCATAAACAACAGCAACAGAAATTTAAGCAGCGTTATCAACAGCAAAAAGAAATTATTAAGTAG
- a CDS encoding PAS domain S-box protein: MRLQDQLINLPTLDYLINPSPLMISPDSYLVDAIILMSQKKAQNHSLIDLNRYLQPDIWNQQENSCILVVECGYLLGIITAKDVVNIIASGVDLTQIKVSEVMVTALITLKESYATDIFTAWSLLHHYQISYLPIVDSQGRLKGIVNASVLIQAFNRNTILGIKTALQQLQNNYRQISCISCSIHHRLQQGIKSKSQTFTSTHQEFQQTRKKLQMVEEKLHQTQNELEKLVAENKRLQQKISEYQKAEVAWQNREKLDYEQKEAALQASEAKFQYFAENIQALIWWKDPQTRQFLYINPAYEKIWGRSRQSLQEKPLSWMDAVHPDDRDRVDQMMTQHFAGEATEIEYRILRPDGLMRWVWDRTFTMLDQQGNVCYYAGIVEDITEHKHIEESLRESEARLSVALEAAHMGIWEWKIPTNETLWSANMGSLYGLPSGTLCPTTTEFLELLHPEDRQTFTQAVTATLQQGVKFILEYRTVWPDGSIHWLNSTGQLYYDENNQPSRLTGTTTDISERKQAEQQIQEQAALLDVVTNAIVVRDLQNQILFWNQGAERLYGWPPQEAVNQNANELLFKKPSAKIPIAIEQVMNTGTWQGELHKVTKSGKEIIVESRWTLMQDSAGQPQSILIVDTDITQRKQLEEQFFRTQRLESLGTLAGGIAHDLNNILTPILAASQLLQLKFPQDTERYHQLMTIIENNAKRGADLVKQVLSFARGFKGDRTIISIKHLISEMLLIVKQTFPKSIEFAIAIPENLWAVSGDVTQLHQVLMNLVVNARDALPDGGKIEISAENRLIDQAYAQMNLDAQAGNYIELTIADNGMGMPPEVLNRIFEPFFTTKEIGIGTGLGLSTVLGIIKSHGGFINVSSKVGKGTKFQLFLPAVEGCQRTRSENPAVSLGKGELILVVDDEAKILEIATIVLENYNYQVLTASNGIEAIALYAQYKHQVKAVLMDMIMPEMDGLTAIRTLQKMNPQVKIIACSGFNPHEGLSEVVNANVQLVLPKPFTAQDLLNSLQHILRDEN; the protein is encoded by the coding sequence ATGCGACTACAAGATCAGCTAATTAATTTGCCGACTTTAGATTATCTGATTAATCCTTCTCCTTTAATGATTAGTCCTGATAGTTATCTAGTCGATGCTATTATCTTGATGAGTCAGAAAAAAGCTCAGAATCATTCTCTGATTGACTTAAATAGATATTTACAGCCTGATATCTGGAATCAGCAAGAAAATAGTTGCATCTTAGTCGTAGAATGTGGATATTTATTAGGAATAATTACAGCAAAAGATGTAGTAAATATTATTGCATCGGGAGTTGATCTCACCCAAATCAAGGTGTCTGAGGTAATGGTGACAGCCTTGATTACTCTCAAAGAAAGTTATGCAACAGATATATTTACGGCTTGGTCTCTATTGCATCACTATCAAATTAGCTATCTGCCCATTGTAGATTCTCAAGGCCGATTAAAGGGAATTGTTAATGCTAGTGTTTTAATCCAAGCTTTTAACCGCAATACAATACTAGGTATCAAAACAGCTTTACAGCAACTACAAAATAATTACCGCCAAATTAGTTGCATAAGTTGTTCTATTCACCATCGTCTCCAGCAAGGAATCAAATCTAAATCACAGACATTTACTTCGACGCATCAAGAATTTCAACAAACTCGAAAAAAACTTCAGATGGTAGAAGAAAAACTGCACCAAACTCAGAATGAGTTAGAAAAACTCGTGGCAGAAAACAAGCGGTTGCAGCAAAAAATCTCGGAGTACCAAAAAGCTGAAGTAGCTTGGCAAAATAGAGAGAAGCTGGATTACGAACAAAAAGAAGCAGCATTACAGGCAAGTGAAGCGAAATTTCAGTATTTTGCTGAAAATATCCAAGCTTTGATTTGGTGGAAAGACCCCCAAACCAGGCAATTTTTGTATATTAATCCAGCTTATGAAAAAATCTGGGGTCGTTCTCGCCAGAGTTTGCAAGAAAAGCCTCTATCGTGGATGGATGCGGTACATCCAGACGATCGCGATCGCGTTGATCAAATGATGACACAACATTTTGCTGGAGAAGCAACCGAAATTGAATATCGCATTCTACGTCCTGATGGCTTGATGCGTTGGGTTTGGGATCGCACTTTTACAATGCTGGATCAACAGGGAAATGTTTGTTATTACGCTGGCATTGTGGAAGATATCACTGAACACAAGCATATAGAAGAATCATTGCGTGAGAGTGAAGCCAGACTCAGTGTAGCTTTAGAAGCGGCGCACATGGGCATTTGGGAGTGGAAGATTCCGACGAATGAAACTCTTTGGTCTGCTAATATGGGGTCACTTTATGGTTTACCCAGTGGGACATTATGTCCGACAACAACAGAGTTTTTGGAGTTACTGCATCCAGAAGATCGGCAAACTTTTACTCAAGCTGTGACTGCTACTCTTCAACAAGGTGTGAAATTTATCTTGGAATATCGGACTGTTTGGCCTGATGGCAGTATTCACTGGTTGAATTCTACAGGTCAATTGTACTACGACGAAAACAACCAGCCCAGCCGACTAACTGGAACAACCACAGATATCAGTGAGCGCAAACAGGCTGAACAGCAAATTCAAGAACAAGCCGCTTTGTTGGATGTTGTTACCAATGCCATTGTGGTGCGAGATTTGCAAAATCAGATTCTTTTTTGGAATCAAGGTGCGGAACGTCTGTATGGTTGGCCACCACAAGAAGCAGTCAACCAAAACGCTAATGAACTTTTATTTAAAAAACCTTCAGCCAAAATTCCCATAGCAATAGAACAAGTAATGAATACGGGTACTTGGCAAGGTGAATTACATAAAGTTACTAAATCCGGCAAAGAAATTATTGTCGAAAGTCGCTGGACACTGATGCAAGACAGTGCAGGACAGCCCCAATCTATCTTGATTGTTGATACAGATATCACCCAAAGAAAACAATTAGAAGAACAGTTTTTTCGCACGCAAAGATTAGAAAGCCTGGGGACTCTAGCTGGTGGGATTGCCCATGACTTGAACAACATTTTGACCCCAATTTTGGCAGCATCTCAACTATTACAATTGAAATTTCCCCAAGACACAGAGCGTTATCATCAATTAATGACAATCATTGAAAATAATGCCAAACGTGGCGCAGATTTGGTAAAACAAGTATTATCTTTTGCGCGGGGATTTAAAGGCGATCGCACCATTATTTCCATTAAACACTTAATTTCGGAAATGCTGTTGATTGTCAAACAAACATTTCCCAAATCCATCGAATTTGCGATCGCTATTCCTGAAAATTTGTGGGCTGTTTCTGGAGATGTTACCCAGTTACATCAAGTGCTGATGAATTTGGTTGTCAATGCCCGTGATGCCCTGCCAGATGGCGGTAAAATCGAAATTTCTGCCGAAAACAGATTAATTGATCAAGCCTACGCCCAGATGAATCTGGATGCTCAAGCCGGAAATTATATCGAGTTAACCATAGCTGATAATGGTATGGGAATGCCGCCAGAAGTACTAAATAGAATATTCGAGCCGTTTTTTACTACCAAAGAAATTGGTATAGGCACAGGTTTAGGTCTTTCGACAGTGCTAGGGATTATTAAAAGTCATGGTGGTTTTATTAATGTTTCTAGCAAAGTTGGCAAAGGAACTAAATTTCAACTGTTCTTACCAGCAGTCGAAGGCTGTCAAAGAACGAGAAGCGAGAATCCAGCAGTATCTTTAGGAAAAGGAGAATTAATTTTAGTGGTTGATGATGAAGCAAAAATTCTAGAGATTGCTACCATCGTCTTAGAAAACTACAATTATCAAGTTCTGACTGCGAGTAATGGTATTGAAGCGATCGCACTTTATGCCCAATACAAGCATCAAGTCAAAGCCGTACTGATGGATATGATTATGCCTGAAATGGACGGACTGACAGCCATTCGCACCCTGCAAAAAATGAATCCGCAAGTGAAAATCATTGCTTGCAGTGGTTTTAATCCCCATGAAGGCTTGAGCGAAGTTGTCAATGCTAATGTTCAATTAGTTTTGCCGAAACCTTTTACAGCCCAAGACTTATTGAACAGTTTACAGCATATCCTGAGAGACGAAAATTAG
- a CDS encoding CYTH domain-containing protein — protein sequence MAKEIERKFLVKGDAWRTLGKGSVYRQGYIATKNSVTVRVRIANNQGYLTIKSPSVNCSRSEFEYEIPLADAQEMLDTLCDRPLIEKVRYKVELNGLIWEIDEFNGDNKGLILAEVELTDEQQQIEIPEWIGEEVSTDGRYFNSNLAKFPFSKW from the coding sequence ATGGCTAAAGAAATAGAACGGAAATTTTTAGTTAAGGGAGATGCTTGGAGAACACTAGGTAAAGGTAGTGTGTATCGACAAGGATATATTGCTACTAAAAACTCAGTTACAGTCAGAGTAAGGATTGCGAACAACCAGGGTTATTTGACAATTAAAAGTCCGAGTGTAAATTGTTCTCGGTCTGAATTTGAATACGAAATTCCTCTAGCAGACGCTCAGGAAATGTTAGATACATTATGCGATCGCCCGTTAATTGAAAAGGTGCGATACAAAGTAGAATTAAACGGGTTAATTTGGGAAATTGATGAATTTAATGGCGATAATAAAGGATTAATCTTGGCTGAAGTTGAATTAACTGATGAACAACAACAAATTGAAATACCAGAATGGATTGGTGAAGAAGTTTCTACTGATGGGCGATACTTCAACAGTAATTTAGCTAAATTTCCCTTTTCAAAATGGTAA